Part of the Hemicordylus capensis ecotype Gifberg chromosome 7, rHemCap1.1.pri, whole genome shotgun sequence genome, CATATCTACTTTGGcccaggaaaaaacaaacaaaccaggatcggcagcagtgggcagctgcttgctaccccccccccaaacaaataGACATGCCTTGCCCAAGTCCCTTGGGACAAAAGGGTCTACAGCTGTGTCCCAAACACCGCCCTGCCATCCTATTATCCATTGCAGTCCTTCCCCGTCActccattcatttattcatttcttGTTCACATTGGTATCCACTCTTTCTCTATCGAGTGCGGGGTGGCTCACGTAGATGTGGGTTGCCCCacttgatcctcacaacaaccctgtgagataggctagccataaaagagagaaagagaagggcagACCCCTCCCCTCAGTACAACCACATGTGGAGCGGAGGAAAGCAAACTGGCCAGCGAGAGAAGCAAAATGGAGGCAGCCTTGTGGGGGAGCCCGGCAAGAACTTGCCGGAGGTGGAACGCCCACCATGATTCTAAGGCACCTGAGAAGTAGAGGAAGGAAAACATGTGCACAACAAGATGGCTGATCCGCACGGTCCCTTGGCTGACTTTATTTCCTCCACTAAGTTCTGAACTGCTGGATTGGGTGACTCAATACAGTCTATTTCCTATCGTTTGCTGGATCCATGGCACAATACAGCAGACTTTGGCGTATACTCCTGGGTTCCCCTTCTGCGCGCACACATACGTCCCCCAAGAAACCACGCCTTCGAGCTTCCCGCCACAGGTGAGTGGACCGCCAGAGTCACCCTGTAGGAAGGAATGGCAGAAATCATCAACAGACATGCCTAGCATCAGACACAGCCGAaccatatgtatatactgcttttcaacgaaaagttcccaaagccgtttacatagatagGTATAAATACACAGATAAGCAGATATTTTATCTGTTGCCCTGTCGTCTACTTTATTTGCCTCCCGTTCgctattttagtttttaatttagaatgcaatctttaatgttgccttatttacatgtttttgtacaccgccgggtggtatatcaaatgcttcaaataaataaataaataaataaatgaggatccctgtccccaaagggctcacaatctaaaaaggaaacgtgagatcaacaccagcaacagccactggagggatgctgtgctggggctggatagggccagttgctctccccctgctaaacataagagaatcaccactttaaaaggtgcctctttgctcagttagcaagggacaatatttgtcgtattcgtatccGTTTGCCGTGTGCACCCATTTCTTATTCTTCAAGCTCAAACGATCTCATTTATTTTGCATAATCTAATAAAAATACAAACAGCCACAATACGGTAATATCTTTATCGTAGGGCTGCacgacttcagccctcctgcggctgttggactacaactcccatcatccctggctattggccactgtgtcagggaatgatgggaactgtagtccaacaagagctggagggctgaagtcgtGCAGACCTGCTTTCTTGGGAACAAGCTACAATCGTACAACTGTGACAATAAGAATACATTCAGCAATAATATAATTAATCTCACAATGATATGGTATTAATTTTATAGAAATACAATACATTCTATTGTCTGTTGTAATTATTATGCTAAAAATAACATAatattggtcctaataaaggtatcaTCTTACTGTGACTTTCGGAATTTTTCCAACATGGTAACCTACAATATTTGTTCACAAATCAAAGtgtttagcatttatatagtgcttgaGAGCGTTCAAAGAACTTCCACCCACAGCCTGGGGGAGGAGGGTGGGTCTGTATAACCGGGGGATTCTCTAAGACTGTAGAACAAAATTACTTTATTAAAAAAGGAGACAATCCCAACCCAACATTCCTGACAAGTGTTGCATATGCAGAATGTTCTCTGTTAGGAACAGAGGTCTGTATCCAAAGAAAATGAACCTTAATGAgtcaccactgaaatcaataacaCAAGTGAGTCATTACTAACTAAGTCTTATTAAACTTAATAGGGCTTAGTCAGGATTTGTTGTCTTTGGATACAATCCAgagcatttaaaacaacaacaagctcTGAAAGTGGTGGTGAAACTATCTTTTCAAGTTGGCCTAGGGAGAAGATGGGGGGTTAATACCCCCATCCCACTGCTCTGCTCAGATATAGGGTTGAAGCTTTAGTTCCCTTTTTAAAGGATGATTTTGTTGCTTGGATGTATCTATAACTTTATTTGAGGGTCTCTTCAGCTCTCAAGAGTGGTATAATAATCATTATcgttatcattattattagtagcagtagtaaaaatggtatataaatttgcTACTTTAAAAAGTAAAGGGAAATAATCAGAGGAAATTAGCAATTAAagacacttctccctcctccctgggtgtcatgggcatgctgtcagactctgaggatgaggaggaggcaggcagtgtgacagcagaggagggagtgcagcaacctcaaaggcaagaaatTGCAGAGGCAAGTGGGACCGACTCACGGAATGTTGAAAAAGTAACAGAGCCTAGTACGAGAACTCCTGTGGAGGAGGTGCAGCCTATCTCAGCCGTAAAGAGGCAtcagtcgaagagacaggaggagataaggaggtGCACATGCAGAACGGCTTGACTAATGGCTTGAGATAAGGAGAGCTGCTGAGTTAGGAACCCATGATTGAGAGCACATGGCTTCAAcctatttaagatggcttcaCCTTAGccgcattgctggtagcaacgttgtattttggtgagctacccagctgtgttcctgcttgttttgactgtgctttgactccgGACCGTTGGGACTCTGTTTGGGGAAttcgacttggacttggtttgactgactggatattgtaacaactcagactggctgtggtttggaaattgcttactgcttggctctgacattctccttttgaccctttgcctacttcacactctgtctgctgatatatagctcttGATTAGCCTGACAGGCTTATGACACTGGGAGACAGAAACTGAGATGGGGCAATTCACAGATTGGCTGTTCAAGGGACAATTACTCACAAATCCCCCAGTTTAGATCAACAGGAAGAGATAAAATGAGTTGAACCTGCAGGCAATAAAGCTTCTCTTTAAAGCCACATGCAGAGGCCTTTGCTGAATGAGACTTTCTTGTGAGAAGTCACCACCGAGGAGCACTGGCCATGGGGAAAGTCCCTGCTACTTAATATAGCACTATAATAAATGCTGTGAGGAACCGCTGCTCAATTCTGTTTGCAGCTAATTGCAGAAAAGCAGCACCACAGCAATGCTAAAGTGTTGTAGTGTTAACTCATCCCTGGTTCCTTTGTACAAAAAGAATAACAGCTGACCCCCTTGCCCCAAAATATGACATTGAAAAATGAACCCATGTTCCTTCTTGGTCATACTGGTGGGTATGCttaagcaggaagctgccttataccagctGTACCATTggtctgagccacctaatggcgcagcggggaaataacctgcctagagagcaggaggctgttggttcaaatccctgctggtgtgtttcccagaatatgggaggAAGCCCTGCGCGgccggatcggcctcccacacgactgccagctccatgatggatctggcaggggctggggagtttgggggccgtatgcagggcatactggagagacccccggagccgggaggtggcttttcacctcccctccgggggtctacttgtgagtagctgcagcgcggaaCTGCAGCGCGGCtattcatgattttaaaaactgggtttgcggagcgcttgctctaaggggaggggttgtttggtgggttaactgctGGGAGGCAACCgtgcttgcctgtgagcccaggtGGCTCCCGCcgtcagccaaaatcgggctaagctcccctagcccgattttggcggatcgtgggaatagcctcattctcttaTGTACCCAAGGCCTgagctgtatagggctttataggctataaccaagatagatagatagatgttggaGGGACAGTGagtcccttttaaaaacaaacaaatgtgccTCGGGATGAAAAGTTTGGGGAACACTTCTCTAGAAGACACATGACATTTCCTCAGGTAGtttctgcatatccctaatttCAGAGCCGCCTCTCACCTGGCAGGAATCAGTGCCTCCTTCCTGTACTCCAGCACACATCATGTATGACGTAACAGCACCACGGTAAGCTCTATTGCACTGCTCCCGTGGAACGACGTTGACGTCTGCACACTGCAGAATGTTCGGAAGCTTTGCTAGAAGAAAGACACACAGACATCAAGAGGTCAACGGTGGCGAAAGAGCGCAAATATCAGGACTCTTGGCGTAGTTACTTTAAATAAAGACAAGGAGCAGGTCTCTGGGTTGCAACCTCCGGATCCTAACAGGAGCCTAACCCAACCTCCAGATCCTAACAGGAGCAATTGAATAAGGGTCACCTCTAAACAAATCAATAACAGCATATAATCTATAAGTATTAAAACTAGGGTTGCTGCCATGcctgccccccaaccccccgATCGTACCTTTAATGGTTGGAACATAGTAACAAAGGAtggtgagtcagaccactggtcgatctagctcagcattgtctacaccagggattctcaacgttgggtccccagatgttattggacttcaactctcataatccccagccaaaggccactgggcctggggattatgggagctgaagtccaataacatctggggacccaacgttgcgaatccctggtctacactgactggcagcagctctccaaggttacaggcaggagcctccctggagatgccaaggactgaatatgggaccttctgcatgcaagcatgcagaaactcttccactgagctctggccccatcccctaagggaaattatctgacagtgctcacatgcagtctcccatctaaataccaaccaaggtagaccctgcttagcaaaagggggcaatccatgctcgctaccacaaggccagctctggcTTGCAGAAATGCACAGGACCACAGTGAGGAAAAAATCGTTGTTATTGTCTTACTTGTTGGTTATTATTGCTTTACCTAACCTGCCTATCCTTGAAACTCAAGGTGGGTTTCATAACATAACAGGGGTGTAGGCAGGGGAGAGTGGactcgtgttcacccctctccccagcagcccctcgtgttcaccagccccgccccctgcatgtgatgtcacgcaCGGGGGTGTGACCAGCCCCCGAAGGGCCAGCACTGCCCTCTAGAGTTCAgttcccagccagcttcattgtcCTCTGGGCattttctttgctctccccctcgcTCTGAAAATGTCCAGCCGACTGGGAAGGAAATGAGATCTGGAGGGACGCACAGGCCCATCcaagtgctggccatgccccctgtgctaACAGGGAAGCCAGATGGggaatgaggtcagctggaactTGGGGGGAGGAGTGAGAGACGAGCCAGGTAGAGCTCAGAAGCAGAGTGGCTTGGGTTCCTTGAACCCGTCCGCCCAGTTATAGCTCTCTCCCTGTAACATAAAGttcaggtaaagttgtgcccacaagtcagtgttgactcctggtgaccacagagccctgtggttgtctttggtagaatacaggaggagttcaccattgcctcctcccgctcagtatgagatgatgccttccagcaccttcctttataactgctgcccaatataggtgtttcctatatagtctgggaaacataccagcggggattcgaaccagaaacctcttgctccctaggcaagttacttccccactgcaccattaggtggctgagccCTGTAACATAACCCCCTGTTAACTGGgtaaaaggcacctttcaaagtggtggcacTTTAAAGGGGAAAGGAAACAGTTTCCTGTTCGTCCCAGCACAGCATGGGATGCATGCTTTCCAGTGCCTGACTGTGGCTGTGGTCTCTATTGTGCTTCTCTTTAGCCTGTGCACCCTTTGGGACTCTGAACTGAActgccttttccttccttttgctACGTAAACTGCTCTAAAAACTCTTTTTGTTGGAAAACAGTATCTAAATATTCTtcttaacaaaaacaacaacaacgtttCAGCCTAAACCAAACAGATCAATACGTCTCAACCTCATTGATATTAGAATTGCCAACATCTTTCTGGAAGTGCTCCTGAACTTTTAACAGCTTTGTATAAGCAGCAATTCAGTCGCTGAAGATTTTGCACTCAAGGCCTCTCCATACATGTGAAAGTTTCAGCTGCTGGATTTCTGGCTGTCTTCTGACTATTGAAGACAGAGAAGCTGAGCACCAGACATGACTCATTGGCTCTGGTGTATgaagagagggggcaggggggagaaagagagagggagggaaagagggaggggagggagagagggaggaggggagagcaacagagggagagagagggagagggcggCAGGGGGACCTCTACCCAGAAAAGACTCTTGTGCTGTTTAGAGATAACCAAATAGATATTTCCTCCAGGTGCAGCACTGTCCTTCCCAGAGCTGTTGTGCCAGGGAAAACCATCTCATCTGcataatttttgcatttgtgaaaCTGTTCAGGTTACAGGGCACTTCGGGATCCAGAGCTGGCATCTTAAACCCTAGAAGGCCGATTTGCAGAGGCAAAGGGCTATCTATACACCCCTCCTCCCCAAGTTTGTTGCTGCACCTTGAGGAGATTGGATGGTGCCCCAGCCAGAGACGGTGCACTGCTCTCCACCGTTAGGGCAGTCGGGGGTCAGTTCAACAGGCCTCACAGCATCGGTGATTCTGGCACAGGGTCGGAGCCGGAGCAGCATGTAATCCTTGTTGTTCTGGGCTCGGTTGTATTCGGGGTGTACTTTGACTTCCGCAATATCCAAGCACTGCTCTGTGCTTTCAACCCTTTTGAGATCCTGCTTCCCTAGGCACACCTTCATACTGTGTAGACACAAGACAGGGGATTAAAACGACAGCAGAGGAAGGGTTCGATGCAGACCGATCCATTATCAGATGCTGGGTGGATCTAGGAGGACTGGAGTGCATTTTTAATCAGCCAATTCTTTTCTGGAGTGTGCAGCTTACACCTACACCATACAGCAGAAAATCTAACTAGGAATAGTCAGCCTAGCCTGCCATATGACTTGGGCTGACCAAAGGTCCATTTCGCCCAGCAACCCATTTCCTACGCAGCGGTCTAACAAATCCACaagcatctagctcagtataagaTGGTAGCCAGTCATATACTGAGACAGTAGCCTCCATCTTAAAGGAACTGCCCTGTcgtttatttatgcattatttatttgacatatttttgaTTCTAAAGCTGCAaattggttttaaactgtttttaatgttttaattgctattttaATGTGTGCTGTCTTTGTTGTAGACGGCCAGAGATGCCAATGTATACAAATACACGAAGTAAGAAAATAAACATACAAAGGTGTAGCGAGGATAGCTCCAGGAAGAGCTTCAGCctgagttggcaaccctgcctgctggtgaaCTTTGCCTGTGCTTGGACTTACCCTCGCCTGGGTCTGCAGTGAGCGGCAGAGAGCACCCAGCATTCATTCACTAAGCTGCCTCCACAGTAAATGTTCCAGTTGCCTCGGCGTCCAGTTACAAGGGCTGCTTGGTAGGGCCGGGAACTCGGTTGGCAGGGATACCCTCCAATGATTCGGTCGCTTGGTTGAGCAAGCACtgggacaaaatacaaagataatCATCACGGCATCACCGCTCCCTGGACCTTAATTCCCACTATACAATTCccactggtcctatccagcctcagcacagcatccctccagtggctgtggctgccttgtgtttctttttagattgtgagccctttgggaacaggggatcatcttatttatgtattatttatttttctatgtaaaccactttgacagCTTTggatgaagagcagtatataaatatttgttgttgttgtagtagtaatagtcacagcagcagcagcagcagcagcagcagcaatggcagtagtagcagtagttcagaagtagttcagcaacatctggagtaccactaccccagggattctcaatgttgggtttctagatgttattggactgaaATCCCCATATTCCcgaaccaaaggccactggggctggggactatGGTGGTTGAAGTCCATGTCaagaggacccaatgttgagaagccctgctctaggcaAACTCCTAattctgcctagtggacaggtcAACCCTGGAGACTACATCCGCTCACTCACTGAAGCaattctcatgatccgtgagaagagcttccgtcgggtctgtggggagaacgggcttagcccactctccttgcagccaatcctgcccagagccctaggcggccagatcagctgctcaCACAATTGCcagttccatcacggagccggcagggttGGCAAGGATCGGGGGCCGTCCgcccccctggaagttccaggatgccccgtgtgcaaggagcatcctggaaagacccccgggTCTggaaagctgcttgcagcctcccagactggggtctactcgtgtgtcgtcGTGCATCGCGGCGACACtcgagcaaagaaatgaggttaacggagcattcactctgttaacctcatttaagggaaaggggaattaggcgggctagctgccttgggcgCACTGGGCTCTctcacgagcccagtggttcccacgagcaCTGGGAAATGGCCTCCCTTAGACCACTTTTCAGTGATCATGGAAATagcctctcactcactcactcactcactcactcactcactcactcactcagagatttaatgaggtcattcacacaatcgaaaactgtgttctacctgggtttgggaactgtgtgtactcccaatttttgattgtgtggaagcaaggtttagaggaaaacctgggtagacgtgattgtgtggaagcaaggtaggagaaaaagctacccaggttttcctctaaccttgcttccacacaatcacttctacccaggttttcctctaaccttgcttccacacaatcaaaaattgggagtatacacagttctcaaacccaggtagaacacagttttcgattgtgtgaatgacctccatgtctaGACATCCTGGAGAGGGATTTGAACCCCCAAGTGTGATGACATTAGCACAGCACACTAGCAAAACTTCAGGAACCAAACAGACAATTGTAGTGTATGGAGTTATGTCACTCTTTCTTTACCTGAAAAGCTCATCATCAAAAGCAGACCCAAAGCTAACAGCTTCATCCTTGCACAGGTGGATCAAGATGAGTCCAAGTCTTGTGGAGTTTTCTGTAGGGCAGAAAATTTGCAGAGAGCAATTGGTGGACATCTGTCAGACTAAGTCACTAATACCAATCCTTTACTGGGCTGTGTGTACACACCCAAATGACGATATTGAAAATCAACATCGGTAATTGTTTATGTAACACTTGTTATTCATGCAACATGATCATTAATTCTTATGCTGAAACAGGAGATATTTACCGCTGATGCAAACATTTCCTGTTTAGTCAAGGACATGTGAActgcactgggggaggggggaggggttgagatgttgctggactccaactcccatcatccccagccacaataaattgtagctgcaggtgatgggagttgtagttcagcaacatctggagtaccagaggCTGGGAACCCGTGCTCTAGTGTACTCTACCACAGaaataatatttcttttaaaagcgGTGCAGGAGTGCTTCTTGCAAAATAGCACCAACCTAcatcttttaacttttaactttttctgtttgtttgtttgctttgttgtaaaccgcccaaaggcgtgcgttttgggtgatataaagatatgttaaatgaatgaatgaataaaatcttACACCTGTTGCAGCATCAGTCTCGGGAATGAAGAGGGAAggtagctacacacacacacacacacacacacactccttgccACATCTCCCCTATAAACCCTCCCATAGGTCTAGACAGTAGGTCCAAAATGGGTACACTACAGAGCAGAAAGCAAGAAAGCCAAAGTCACTGAAATGGCCTATGGGGTTTTggcccccaatgaatggctcagagccccaaatctcatcagccacctctttCTCAAATGGGTGGTGGGCGGGCATTTGTTTCATCTAATCCCCTTTGGGAGGAGTCAGATGTcattattccggggggggggcatgattgaGTAATTCTCTCAAAAGGGGGGGCTGTGGGCTCAGGTCCTGCAGGCCTCACTGACTACGAGAAACATTGTTGGTTATCAAGTACAGCCAAATGACCCCCCTCTTTTCACCATATTCTGAGTTAAGGCATAGAGATGAAGGGTTAAtcttcctccctctttctgcaAGGGACCTGAGCGAACTGCTCATTCCCTCGAAAGCATGAATGGACTGATGTTACACCAGTGGGATTGTAAACCCTCCAGGAGTTACCTGGAGTCTCTAGCGCAGGCACAATAACAAGGTGATGgatgaaagcaatcctggaaatcTTAGAGGCTTGGGATTGTGGAAAATATTGCGCcgggtaggggtgggggagggtggatctccaggaaaagcttcagttggagttggcaaccctatacgATGGCAAGAAACCAAGAGCCAAAGGCTGGGGAACAGGTTGGAGAATTAACATTAAATACCTTTAGGAAATAGACCTGAAATGAATTTGCAGGAGGTGGGATGGCATGTGGAGAGGGCATGGAATGGAAATGCACTAATATGGATTTGGATTTCAGATTTGACATTTGAATTTTGTATTGTGCCTATTTTCAGGTAGAGTTTAAGGCCCAGTTCGGATGACACGCCAACCCTCGGTTATGCTTACCTAAGGTTGGCATTTCTCATCATCCGACTATGGGGAAATACGAATATAgcgaatatttatagaccactttccaacaaaagttcccaaagtggtttacacagatataaataaataaataaattggcccccctgtccccaaagggctcacagtctaaaaaagaaatataagattgacaccagcaacagctaccagaaggatgctgtgctgggaccgAATTGGGCTGGAAATGCTGCAACCGCGGTCCtgttgccaccttcaaaccacagattgaacccttggtttgaagtTCACTAGGTTGCTGGAACCGGAGTTCTGCTGGCCCCCTTGTGTCATTCGAATGCAGTAACCTGGGGTTTGTGCAGAAGCTGTTTCTGCAAGTTCATCCCCTCTTATATCAGAGCCAATGGTTGTTGGGCAAGTTACATGCTTGGCAGAAGAGGCAGACAGTGGGGGTTACAGGTGGAGGGAATGGAATGGCAGCTGCCGGATCATCTGCGGTATGATTCACGGCTTCCAAGGTTAACCTCAGGTAAGCCTACCTGCTGTTTCACTTGTTGTTTGAATTGCCCCCCCCTCTCAGAGAAAGAGTGGGGAGGGTGAGGGAGAAAATCATACTGTGGCAACAAAACATGAATcagacataagaaaataagaacagccctgctggatcaggcccaagacccatctagcccagcatcccgttttgcacagtggcccaccaggtgcctctgggaagcctacaagcaagagctgagggcatgtcttctctcctgctgttgctcccctgcaactggtattcagaggcatcttgcctctgaggctggaggtggcctgtagccaccagactagtagcccttgatagacctgtcctccatgaattgatagtcattgatagacctgtccttcatgaattaaATTGGGAAAGGGGAGAATTCTCCAATACCAGATATTGGTGTGACAATCCAAATTTCAAAATCTAATTTCCAAATTTTAGAAAATTCACCAGGGTTCAAATACATGTAACATTTTTGCTTCTACTCTAGCATCCACCTACCTTTAATCTTGAACACTTTGACTCCCATCCCAAAACATCATATCCACTTATCCAACCATCTACAATCggaattttaaaaagtcaaatattttttgttaaaaaatgatTTATCACTTTTGCTGAGCAAATCCCTTCACTACCCTTCTGTCTCTCACCCTAAGAACAGAATAACCTTGTTAAGAACTGAGAAAGGTTTGCAATCTCTCCATTGTTCCatattttacttttacttttatttttatttattacactgtatatcccgctcttcctccaaggagcccagagcggtgtactacatacttaagtttgtaCTTAATATGCAAGATAGTAAACAAAACAATGGGAAGAGGTGAGGATCGGGCTGGTCTGTAAGTTGGCCCGTGGTACAACAAATAGTACAAATTTAATAACAGTCTTTTACTCCCCAAGCAAATTCTGGAGATAACACCAAGAATAAATCTGGTCGCTCACTCACCTGCAGCTCTTGATGGAGATGATATGGACAGATGGTGTCTTTACAATGTTGCTTTGAGGACCGGTGAGTAAGTAGTGGAGAAGTTAACATTTAAATGCCAGGAGAATAGGACGGCCCTACTGATTCCCTCTCTGATGCATCACGACGTTGAGCCTCTGCTGTGACTCAAAGCAGTGCCAATATCTCCAGATCTCTGTTCCAACAAGAAACCCATGTTAGGTGTTGAATGGGCCAACCTGCAAATGGGTCCACCCTCCACCTCTTCATATACTTTACCTTCTCGAGGGAGGGTGGTATTGGAGAAACCACTGGAAGTAATCGTGTGCACCCGTGGAGAGATAAATACCAGGGGAACCTGAAATGCAAGCTCTCTTCACCTCCAAGGGAAAATCTAGctcctgtgtgtatgtgtgtgtgtccatcaaaAGCAGATGTATAATTCACCCTTGTTGGAAGGGTGAATTCTGTATGCGTATCTATTTTTCTGTATCTTTCTATCTGTATCTATTTTTCTATCTTTCTGTATGCGTATCTATTTTGCACTGCCTGCCTTGACCCAGAGCATACTCACACGACAGACTAGGAGCTGCCAACTTTTGAAATGGGCTCAGTAGCTGTCTGTTGAACAGCACTTCAATCTGCTAGAGTGGTTGCGTTTATCTCCAGAGCATGGAAATCTtcacgggctgatttttgggtaTCACACTTTTACTGTATGGATAGGAACAGTCTAGGCTGGCTCCCCCCTGCTCCTCACAGTCAATTGGCCGCCCTATTACAGACTGAAACTGCTTTAGGGAAGACAGGGTATCTAGAGATTGGATCTGAGGTGTCCgacactgaggagattctcacgatcaggcaaaagcgggCGAAGGGAGCCTCGCCCATTTTTGCCCGATCGTcagctgcaacgggagccgtgcagctcccggaagcaaaccctcctaattcgcCCTCCCCTTAGaggaggttagcggagcgagtgctctgctaaccccgtctatttgatcgtgtattgccacggcacggctctgcgctgcagtaacacatgaggagactcccaccagaggctgaaacaagcctcccggccctgggggtctctccaggatgccctgagcgCTCGTGCGGGGCagcctggaacttccgggagccatgcagcctccgatccccgcagcccctaccggctccgtgacggagctggcagttgtgtgagcggccgatctggcagcccagggctgtctgaggatcatctgcggggagagcgggctaagccctctctccccacaaacccttttaaggagggtctcactgatcgtgagactcgcctcactgtaaCCGTTCAATGGCCGTTGCATG contains:
- the LOC128332807 gene encoding trypsin-like, with the translated sequence MKLLALGLLLMMSFSVLAQPSDRIIGGYPCQPSSRPYQAALVTGRRGNWNIYCGGSLVNECWVLSAAHCRPRRGMKVCLGKQDLKRVESTEQCLDIAEVKVHPEYNRAQNNKDYMLLRLRPCARITDAVRPVELTPDCPNGGEQCTVSGWGTIQSPQAKLPNILQCADVNVVPREQCNRAYRGAVTSYMMCAGVQEGGTDSCQGDSGGPLTCGGKLEGVVSWGTYVCAQKGNPGVYAKVCCIVPWIQQTIGNRLY